From one Bacteroidota bacterium genomic stretch:
- a CDS encoding T9SS type A sorting domain-containing protein: MENFIQRLFIKLILILFINTSPVFAQEIEWQNTIGGNLNDVLNFIQQTTDKGYILGGSSTSNISGDKTENCLGDFDYWIVKIDSKGNLQWQKTIGGSNEDRLYSICQTSDEGYILGGYSDSNISGDKTENCKGLSDYWIVKVDSLGLIQWQNTIGGSSFDQLGDFQQTTDGGYILAGTSQSNISGDKTETSIGQNDYWIVKVDSIGNIQWQNTIGGGSSEYLNSIQQTTDGGYILAGTSQSNIGGDKTEYGFGFFDYWIVKVDSLGDIQWENTIGGSLVDYLYSIQQTTDGGYIFGGKSGSGISGDKTITTNGGFDFWIVKVDSLGTIQWQKSIGGSEYEELRSIQKTTDGGYVLGGWSLSNISGDKTENSNGSLDYLIVKVDSMGAIQWQNTIGGSLADYLYSIQQTTDGDYILGGHTSSNISGDKIENSLGSSDYWIIKLTDNFNLIKGKLFADLNSNGIQDSGELGLLTRKIIEQNTGRFSFSDQSGNFSLVVIDSGNFTISPQSINWYNPFPVSQSATFTTIHQTDSFNDFAFQPQGTFEDVCITITPLGNFRSGFTASYMISYGNYGTTTVTPTVYFYPYNNVTFQSATVTPNQIFPDSVIWNLPALTPFQTGSIIVTVNVNLGLPIGTLINSSAHIEPYATDDNPSCNNSNWEVYTTGSFDPNDILVNEDTLTTTQLSNAPWLEYSIRFQNTGNDTAFTVKILNPIDTNKLNLSTFEFTNASHPVNLNWINYQRNMEFKFENILLPDSNTNEPLSHGFIRYRIQPKTTLTAGDSITNFAAIYFDFNEPVITNTAKTIIILPTGIASASPVQGKLHVFPNPAENSINISGIQLENGKAQLRLTDIYGKLILEKTVTTTTSTIETNLLSNGVYLIQSGGRRATFVKQ; the protein is encoded by the coding sequence ATGGAAAATTTCATTCAAAGGCTATTTATCAAATTAATACTGATTTTGTTTATTAATACATCACCGGTATTTGCTCAGGAAATTGAATGGCAGAATACGATTGGGGGAAACTTGAATGATGTTTTAAACTTTATTCAGCAAACCACAGACAAGGGGTATATTTTAGGTGGAAGTTCAACGTCCAACATATCAGGAGATAAGACGGAAAATTGTTTAGGTGATTTTGATTATTGGATCGTTAAAATTGATTCTAAAGGAAATCTTCAATGGCAAAAGACGATTGGAGGGAGCAATGAAGATCGATTATACTCTATTTGTCAAACTAGCGACGAGGGGTATATCCTTGGCGGTTATTCTGATTCTAACATCTCTGGTGACAAAACTGAAAACTGCAAGGGACTTAGTGATTACTGGATCGTTAAAGTGGACTCATTGGGTTTAATCCAGTGGCAAAATACAATAGGAGGAAGTAGTTTTGATCAGTTGGGCGATTTTCAGCAAACGACAGACGGGGGATATATTTTGGCTGGTACTTCACAATCAAATATTTCCGGAGATAAAACGGAAACTAGTATAGGACAAAATGATTACTGGATTGTAAAGGTTGATTCGATTGGAAATATCCAATGGCAGAATACGATTGGCGGAGGCTCCTCGGAATATTTAAATTCCATTCAACAAACCACCGACGGGGGCTATATTTTAGCTGGGACCTCACAATCTAATATTGGCGGTGATAAAACAGAATATGGTTTCGGGTTTTTTGATTACTGGATTGTAAAGGTTGATTCACTGGGAGATATCCAATGGGAGAATACTATTGGAGGAAGCCTAGTGGATTATCTATATTCAATTCAACAGACCACCGATGGGGGCTATATTTTTGGTGGAAAATCTGGTTCAGGAATTTCCGGCGATAAAACGATAACCACCAATGGAGGTTTTGATTTCTGGATTGTTAAGGTTGATTCTCTGGGAACTATTCAATGGCAGAAGTCGATTGGTGGGAGTGAATATGAAGAATTGCGCTCTATTCAAAAAACCACCGACGGAGGTTATGTACTGGGCGGATGGTCATTGTCCAATATCTCAGGTGATAAGACTGAAAATAGCAACGGATCTCTGGATTACTTGATCGTCAAGGTTGATTCCATGGGAGCTATCCAATGGCAGAATACGATTGGCGGAAGCCTAGCAGATTATTTATATTCAATTCAACAAACCACCGACGGTGACTATATTTTGGGCGGTCATACATCTTCCAATATCTCAGGAGATAAGATAGAGAATAGCTTGGGAAGTTCTGATTATTGGATTATAAAACTTACAGACAATTTTAATTTAATTAAAGGAAAGTTATTTGCTGACTTAAACAGCAATGGCATTCAAGATAGTGGCGAACTCGGTTTGCTAACGAGGAAAATTATTGAGCAGAATACAGGTCGTTTTAGTTTCAGTGACCAAAGTGGTAATTTTTCACTTGTGGTAATCGATTCGGGAAACTTCACTATATCACCGCAATCAATAAACTGGTATAACCCTTTTCCTGTATCTCAATCAGCCACCTTCACCACCATCCACCAAACCGATTCCTTCAACGACTTCGCCTTCCAACCGCAAGGAACTTTTGAAGATGTCTGCATTACAATCACTCCACTCGGAAATTTCAGAAGTGGATTCACTGCAAGTTACATGATCAGTTACGGTAATTATGGAACCACTACTGTTACACCAACAGTTTATTTTTACCCGTATAACAACGTCACCTTTCAATCAGCAACAGTAACTCCAAACCAAATCTTTCCTGATTCAGTGATTTGGAATCTCCCCGCATTAACACCATTCCAAACCGGCAGCATTATTGTCACCGTAAACGTAAACCTTGGTCTCCCCATTGGCACACTCATCAACAGCAGCGCGCACATCGAACCCTATGCCACCGATGATAACCCCAGCTGCAATAACAGCAATTGGGAAGTGTACACCACCGGCTCCTTTGATCCGAATGATATTCTGGTTAACGAAGACACCCTCACCACCACGCAACTCAGCAATGCACCCTGGTTAGAGTACAGCATCCGCTTTCAAAATACCGGTAACGATACAGCATTCACCGTAAAAATTTTAAATCCGATTGATACCAACAAACTCAACCTCTCCACTTTTGAATTCACCAACGCCTCGCATCCCGTCAACCTCAACTGGATCAACTACCAGCGCAACATGGAGTTCAAATTCGAAAATATTCTCCTGCCCGATAGCAACACCAACGAACCCCTCTCGCATGGATTTATTCGTTACCGCATCCAACCCAAAACAACCCTCACCGCCGGCGATTCCATCACCAACTTCGCCGCCATCTACTTCGACTTCAACGAACCTGTCATCACTAACACGGCTAAAACCATCATCATTCTCCCCACCGGAATTGCATCTGCATCACCTGTACAAGGAAAATTGCATGTCTTCCCAAATCCGGCGGAGAATTCTATCAACATCTCCGGAATTCAATTGGAGAATGGAAAAGCGCAGTTGAGGTTGACGGATATTTATGGGAAGTTGATTCTTGAGAAAACGGTGACAACTACAACTTCAACAATAGAAACAAATCTGCTCTCTAATGGTGTCTATCTGATTCAATCAGGGGGTAGGAGGGCGACGTTTGTGAAGCAGTAA
- a CDS encoding T9SS type A sorting domain-containing protein → MENFIQRLFIKLILILFINTSSVLAQEIQWQNTIGGSKIDGMFSVQKTNDGGFILGGHSDSNISGDKTENSFGYWDYWIVKTDSLGNIWWQNTIGGSAGDVLNSVQQTSDGGYILGGYSYSSIGGDKSENSLGVCDYWVLKTDSVGNIQWQNTIGGSNWDVLFTVQETVDGGFILGGESTSNISGDKSENSLGLKDYWVVKIDSVGNILWQNTIGGNDNDILTSIQQTTDGGYILGGYSISDISGDKTENSFGIWDYWIVKTDSLGNIQWQNTIGGSAGDKLNSVQQTSDGGYILGGYSESNISGVKTENCFGDEDYWIVKTDSIGNIQWQKTIGGSFEDYLISVKQTDDRGYFLGGHSLSNISGSKTENSIGDSDAWIIKTDSIGKIVWQNTIGGSLEESLFSLDITSNKEYVFGGKSDSNISGDKSENSLGNFDYWVVKLTDKCNLITGKLFSDLNSNGILESGESPILARRITEQTSGRFTFTDQDGNYILSVLDSGNFTVSPQSINWYNPSPVSHPVTFTAINQTDSLNDFAYQPQGTFEDVCITITPLGNFRSGFNATYMISYGNYGTTTVTNPIVYFYPYSNVTFQSATLTPSQITPDSVIWNLPALTPFQTGSIIVTVNVNLGLPIGTLINSSAHIEPYATDDNPSCNNSNWEVYTTGSFDPNDILVNEDTLTTTQLSNAPWLEYIISFQNTGNDTAFTVKILNPIDTNKLNLSTFEFTNASHPVNLNWINYQRNMEFKFENILLVDSNTNEPLSHGFVRYRIQPKTTLTAGDSITNFAAIYFDFNEPVITNTAKTIIILPTGIASASPTQGKLLVFPNPAENTINISGIQLENGKAQLRLTDIYGKLILEKTVTTTTSTLETNQLANGVYLIQSGGMRATFVKQ, encoded by the coding sequence ATGGAAAATTTCATTCAAAGGCTATTTATCAAATTAATACTGATTTTATTTATTAATACATCATCGGTATTAGCTCAGGAAATCCAATGGCAGAATACGATTGGGGGGAGTAAAATAGATGGCATGTTTTCAGTTCAAAAAACTAATGATGGGGGATTTATTTTGGGCGGCCATTCAGACTCAAACATTTCTGGAGATAAAACGGAAAATAGTTTCGGTTATTGGGATTACTGGATTGTAAAAACGGATTCACTGGGTAATATTTGGTGGCAAAATACAATAGGCGGGAGTGCGGGTGATGTGTTAAACTCTGTTCAACAAACTTCAGATGGCGGTTACATTTTAGGAGGATATTCTTACTCAAGTATAGGGGGCGATAAATCCGAGAATTCTTTAGGAGTTTGTGATTATTGGGTATTGAAAACTGATTCCGTAGGAAATATACAATGGCAGAATACTATTGGTGGTAGTAATTGGGATGTGTTATTCACCGTACAGGAAACTGTAGATGGTGGATTTATTTTAGGAGGAGAGTCTACATCTAATATTTCTGGAGATAAATCTGAAAATAGTTTAGGTTTGAAAGATTATTGGGTTGTGAAAATTGACTCAGTTGGTAATATACTTTGGCAAAACACAATTGGTGGAAATGACAATGATATTTTGACATCAATTCAACAAACTACTGATGGAGGATATATTCTTGGTGGTTATTCTATATCTGATATCTCTGGAGATAAAACGGAAAATAGTTTCGGTATTTGGGATTACTGGATTGTAAAAACGGATTCACTGGGTAATATTCAGTGGCAAAATACAATAGGCGGGAGTGCGGGTGATAAATTAAACTCTGTTCAACAAACTTCAGATGGCGGCTATATTTTAGGTGGATATTCGGAATCTAATATCTCAGGAGTTAAAACAGAAAATTGTTTTGGTGATGAAGATTATTGGATAGTGAAAACTGACTCCATTGGAAATATACAATGGCAGAAAACAATTGGAGGCTCTTTTGAGGATTATTTGATTTCAGTTAAACAAACTGACGATAGGGGGTATTTTTTGGGTGGACATTCATTGTCTAACATCTCTGGAAGTAAGACAGAAAATTCTATAGGAGATTCGGATGCCTGGATCATTAAAACAGATTCAATAGGAAAGATTGTTTGGCAAAATACAATTGGTGGAAGTTTAGAGGAAAGCCTATTTTCTCTTGATATAACCTCTAATAAGGAATATGTCTTTGGCGGAAAGTCTGATTCAAACATTTCTGGAGATAAGTCCGAAAATAGTTTAGGAAATTTTGATTATTGGGTTGTCAAACTAACAGATAAATGCAATCTGATTACAGGAAAACTATTTTCAGATTTAAACAGCAACGGAATTCTTGAAAGCGGAGAATCACCAATACTAGCACGAAGAATTACCGAACAAACTTCAGGTCGTTTCACCTTCACCGATCAAGACGGAAACTATATCTTATCAGTACTCGACAGCGGAAATTTCACCGTTTCTCCTCAATCAATAAACTGGTATAACCCTTCTCCCGTATCTCATCCAGTCACCTTCACCGCCATCAACCAAACCGATTCACTCAACGACTTCGCCTACCAACCGCAAGGAACTTTTGAAGATGTATGCATTACTATCACTCCTCTCGGAAATTTCCGCAGCGGATTCAACGCAACTTATATGATTTCTTATGGTAACTATGGTACTACCACAGTAACAAATCCGATCGTATATTTTTACCCATACAGTAATGTGACCTTTCAATCCGCAACACTTACCCCAAGTCAAATCACACCTGATTCAGTAATTTGGAATCTCCCGGCATTAACCCCCTTCCAAACTGGCAGCATCATCGTCACAGTAAACGTCAACCTCGGACTCCCCATTGGTACACTCATCAACAGCAGCGCGCATATCGAGCCGTATGCCACCGATGATAACCCCAGTTGCAACAACAGCAATTGGGAAGTGTACACCACCGGCTCCTTTGATCCCAATGATATTCTCGTGAACGAAGATACCCTCACCACCACCCAACTCAGCAACGCGCCCTGGTTAGAGTACATCATCAGCTTTCAAAACACCGGCAACGATACGGCCTTCACAGTGAAAATTCTGAATCCGATTGATACCAACAAACTCAACCTCTCCACTTTCGAATTCACCAACGCCTCGCATCCCGTCAACCTCAACTGGATCAACTACCAGCGCAACATGGAGTTTAAATTTGAAAACATTTTATTAGTCGATAGCAACACCAACGAACCTCTCTCGCATGGCTTTGTTCGCTATCGCATCCAACCCAAAACAACCCTCACCGCCGGCGATTCCATCACCAACTTCGCCGCCATCTATTTCGACTTCAACGAACCTGTCATCACCAACACCGCAAAAACAATTATCATTCTCCCCACCGGAATTGCATCTGCATCACCAACACAAGGAAAACTCCTTGTCTTCCCAAATCCTGCCGAGAATACAATTAACATCTCCGGTATTCAATTGGAGAACGGGAAAGCGCAGTTGCGGTTGACGGATATTTATGGGAAGCTAATTCTTGAGAAAACGGTGACAACTACAACTTCAACACTCGAAACAAATCAACTCGCTAATGGTGTTTATCTGATTCAATCGGGGGGGATGAGGGCGACGTTTGTGAAACAATAA
- a CDS encoding T9SS type A sorting domain-containing protein, giving the protein MKNNCLDIPSKFVSFFTRVTLLLLVSASTLYSQEIEWQNTLGGSLDDRLYSVHQTIDGGYILGGYSSSSISVDKTENYLGGFDYWIVKTDAVGNIQWQNTIGGSATDYLHSIKQTYDGGYILGGSSYSGISGDKTENPVITVGWRDYWIVKIDAIGNIQWQNTIGGSNDDILNTIQQTFDGGYILGGWSHSNNSGDKTEIGFGLYDYWIVKVDGVGNIQWENTIGGNDYDWLRSIVQTSDGGYILGGSSLSNISGDKIENSANADYWILKIDSIGDIQWQKTIGGVQSDQLYSIQQTTDGGYILGGFSDSPISGDKTGDVIGSSGYYDFWIVKTDGAGNVQWQNTIGGSKYDRLFSMQQTADGGYILGGTSESNISGNKTELNLGDTDYWIVKTDSMGNIQWENTIGGGNSDELNSIEQTSDGGYIIGGYTLSDISGDKTENCLGYSDYWIIKLTDKFNLITGKLYVDLNNNGNQDSGELPFTAHKIIEQNTGRFTFSDQNGNYSLSVLDTGNFTVLLQSINLFSPLPSTQSATFTAINQTDSLNDFAIQPQGTFEDVCVKITPLGNFRSGFTASYMISYGNYGNTTVTPTVYFYPYSNVTYQSAAVTPNQIFPDSVVWNLPALTPFQTGSIIVTVNVNLGLPIGTLINSSAHIEPYATDDNPSCNNSNWEVYTTGSFDPNDILVNEDTLTTTQLASAPWLEYIIRFQNTGNDTAFTVKILNPIDTNKLNLSTFEFTNASHPVNLNWINYQRNMEFKFENILLPDSNTNEPLSHGFVRYRIQPKTTLTAGDSITNFAAIYFDFNEPVITNTAKTIIVLPTGIAAASPSQGKLHVYPNPTENTINISGIQLENGKALLRLTDIYGKLILEKTVTTTNSTLETNLLSNGVYLIQSGGKRATFVKQ; this is encoded by the coding sequence ATGAAAAATAATTGCTTGGATATTCCTTCAAAGTTTGTCTCCTTTTTTACAAGAGTGACATTGCTTTTATTGGTTAGTGCATCAACTTTGTATTCTCAGGAAATTGAATGGCAGAATACGCTAGGCGGGAGTCTTGATGATAGACTATACTCTGTTCATCAAACAATTGATGGTGGCTATATTTTGGGGGGATATTCCAGCTCAAGTATTTCCGTTGACAAGACCGAGAATTATCTTGGAGGTTTTGATTACTGGATCGTTAAAACCGATGCAGTCGGGAATATTCAATGGCAAAATACAATTGGTGGTAGTGCCACTGATTATTTGCACTCAATAAAGCAAACTTATGATGGAGGTTATATATTAGGTGGTTCTTCCTATTCAGGTATTTCTGGAGACAAGACTGAGAATCCTGTAATTACTGTTGGGTGGAGAGATTACTGGATTGTAAAAATCGATGCAATTGGGAATATCCAATGGCAGAATACAATTGGAGGATCTAATGATGATATTTTAAATACAATTCAACAAACTTTTGATGGAGGTTATATTTTGGGGGGATGGTCTCATTCAAACAACTCGGGGGATAAAACGGAAATTGGATTTGGATTGTATGATTACTGGATTGTAAAAGTTGATGGGGTGGGGAATATACAATGGGAGAATACGATTGGAGGAAATGACTATGATTGGTTGAGGTCTATTGTACAAACATCAGATGGGGGCTATATTTTAGGTGGAAGTTCCTTATCAAATATATCTGGGGATAAAATAGAAAATAGTGCTAACGCGGATTATTGGATCTTAAAAATCGATTCTATAGGAGATATTCAATGGCAAAAGACAATTGGTGGAGTTCAAAGTGATCAATTATACTCTATTCAACAAACTACAGATGGGGGGTATATTTTGGGTGGTTTTTCTGATTCACCTATCTCAGGAGATAAAACAGGGGATGTAATTGGTAGCAGTGGGTACTACGATTTTTGGATTGTAAAAACCGATGGGGCAGGAAATGTCCAATGGCAGAACACTATTGGAGGGAGTAAATATGATAGATTGTTTTCAATGCAGCAAACTGCTGATGGTGGTTATATTTTAGGTGGAACATCAGAATCCAACATTTCCGGAAATAAAACTGAACTTAATTTGGGTGATACAGATTACTGGATTGTGAAAACTGATTCAATGGGGAATATTCAATGGGAGAATACTATTGGGGGTGGTAATTCAGATGAATTGAATTCAATTGAGCAAACATCTGATGGGGGTTATATAATAGGCGGGTATACTCTGTCGGACATCTCTGGAGACAAGACGGAAAATTGTTTAGGATATAGCGATTACTGGATCATAAAACTTACAGATAAGTTCAATTTAATAACTGGCAAGTTGTATGTTGATTTAAACAACAACGGGAATCAGGACAGTGGAGAACTGCCATTTACCGCACACAAGATCATCGAACAAAATACCGGACGTTTCACTTTCAGCGATCAGAATGGTAATTATAGTTTGTCGGTTCTTGATACTGGAAATTTTACAGTATTACTTCAATCAATAAACTTGTTTAGTCCTCTTCCTTCAACCCAATCAGCCACCTTCACTGCCATCAACCAAACCGATTCCCTCAACGACTTCGCCATCCAACCGCAAGGAACTTTTGAAGATGTTTGTGTTAAGATCACTCCTCTCGGAAATTTCCGCAGCGGTTTCACTGCAAGTTATATGATCAGTTATGGAAACTATGGAAATACCACAGTTACACCAACAGTTTATTTTTACCCATACAGCAATGTCACCTATCAATCAGCAGCAGTAACCCCAAACCAAATCTTTCCTGATTCTGTAGTATGGAATCTCCCCGCATTAACACCCTTCCAAACCGGCAGCATCATCGTCACCGTAAATGTCAACCTCGGACTCCCCATCGGAACCCTCATCAACAGCAGTGCGCATATCGAGCCGTATGCTACCGATGATAACCCCAGCTGCAACAACAGCAATTGGGAAGTGTACACCACCGGCTCCTTTGATCCGAATGATATCCTCGTGAACGAAGACACCCTCACCACCACACAACTTGCCAGCGCCCCATGGTTAGAGTACATCATCCGCTTTCAAAACACGGGTAACGATACAGCCTTCACCGTAAAAATTTTAAATCCGATTGATACCAACAAACTCAATCTCTCCACTTTTGAATTCACCAACGCCTCGCATCCCGTCAACCTGAACTGGATCAACTACCAGCGCAACATGGAGTTTAAATTTGAAAACATTCTCCTCCCCGATAGCAACACCAACGAACCCCTCTCTCACGGCTTTGTTCGTTATCGCATCCAACCCAAGACCACCCTCACCGCCGGCGATTCCATCACCAACTTCGCCGCCATCTATTTCGACTTCAACGAGCCGGTGATCACCAACACCGCGAAAACAATCATCGTTCTACCCACCGGAATTGCAGCTGCATCACCATCACAAGGAAAATTGCATGTCTACCCAAATCCCACAGAGAATACAATTAACATCTCCGGTATTCAATTGGAGAATGGGAAAGCGCTGTTGAGATTGACGGATATTTATGGGAAGTTAATTCTTGAGAAAACCGTCACAACCACAAATTCAACACTCGAAACAAATCTACTCTCCAATGGGGTCTATCTGATTCAATCAGGGGGTAAGAGGGCGACGTTTGTGAAACAGTGA